In Anticarsia gemmatalis isolate Benzon Research Colony breed Stoneville strain chromosome 5, ilAntGemm2 primary, whole genome shotgun sequence, the following are encoded in one genomic region:
- the LOC142972769 gene encoding very long chain fatty acid elongase 7-like has product MSYLEKVDRYLDSLKVGKSAMVDSWFMMSSPMPILSVVVAYLILIRIGPRIMKNRPPLQMNKLIAYYNAAQVFLAVMICFKVFRLNLFRDGIIYAGCRFPSNTQNPLLLDLGWWYFFAKFTELLDTVFFVLRKKDKQVTFLHVYHHVIMALYSWSYLKFAAGGEGAVLALLNSIVHVVMYSYYLLSGLGPRFQKYLWWKKYVTKLQLIQFILMLTYCAWTHFSPRCQYASGFTYFICSNITIFLFLFLNFYSKSYKKRNVEKEIKEEYEKAHNGVKTTTTNGVCKNGVKQKKENGVHGNDSKSVSNITEQIPYDRNACGDCVKDGQYYLSRRTPKATYGAEYDFDSIIKK; this is encoded by the exons ATGAGTTACTTGGAGAAAGTCGACAGATACCTGGACTCCCTCAAAGTGGGGaaaa GTGCCATGGTAGACTCATGGTTCATGATGTCCAGTCCTATGCCGATATTATCCGTGGTGGTGGCGTACCTGATCCTCATTCGTATCGGTCCTAGAATCATGAAGAACCGGCCCCCGCTGCAGATGAACAAACTGATCGCGTACTATAACGCCGCGCAAGTGTTCCTGGCTGTCATGATTTGTTTCAAA GTGTTCAGGCTGAATCTCTTTAGGGATGGGATTATTTACGCTGGCTGCCGGTTTCCGTCAAACACGCAGAATCCGCtg CTGCTAGATCTTGGTTGGTGGTACTTCTTTGCAAAGTTTACTGAACTCCTGGACACAGTATTCTTCGTGCTTAGAAAGAAAGATAAACag GTGACCTTCCTCCACGTCTACCACCACGTTATCATGGCCCTCTACTCCTGGAGCTACCTGAAGTTCGCAGCCGGCGGAGAGGGCGCTGTACTGGCTCTCCTCAACTCCATTGTCCATGTCGTCATGTACTCTTACTATCTGCTCTCAGGCTTAGGACCACGGTTCCAGAAGTATCTGTGGTGGAAGAAGTATGTTACTAAGCTGCAATTG ATCCAGTTTATCCTGATGCTAACATACTGCGCTTGGACTCACTTCTCACCGCGCTGTCAATACGCGTCTGGCTTCACCTACTTCATCTGCTCCAACATCACAATCTTCCTATTTCTATTCCTCAATTTCTATTCTAAGAGCTACAAAAAGAGAAATGTGGAGAAAGAAATTAAAGAGGAATACGAGAAAGCACATAATGGTGTTAAAACCACCACCACTAACGGCGTCTGCAAGAATGGAGtcaaacaaaagaaagaaaacggGGTGCATGGGAATGATAGCAAAAGTGTTTCCAATATAACAGAACAGATCCCGTATGATAGAAATGCATGTGGTGATTGCGTCAAAGATGGACAGTACTACTTATCAAGACGTACACCAAAAGCAACATACGGCGCAGAGTATGACTTCGACAGTATAATAAAGAAATGA
- the LOC142972770 gene encoding very long chain fatty acid elongase 7-like, with the protein MHCSDHDCVATKNESFWDFKGRLDSVDNWPLMGSPFPMLAITGLYLLYVLKIGPAHMKNRQPFNLKNIIVLYNVIQVIASAYMVYLACKLSWPHGWISKTCLLEQEETKEQLTTIMYYYFLAKVSEVLDTIFFVLRKKYSQVTFLHVYHHAVLIINSWGILKYEPTYPTLFLRNINSFVHVIMYAYYAMSSFPSLTKYLWWKKYITSLQLVQFSLIFIHFALTYAISECTPSYPLCLTIFFNSSFFFYLFGQFYLQTYKKKDSGTKKIDEEKENKRSKKTDGNVRENSKTENDNNVIHRKVMMNGN; encoded by the exons ATGCACTGTAGTGATCATGATTGTGTGGCTACGAAAAATGAATCGTTTTGGGATTTCAAGGGACggc TGGACTCCGTCGACAATTGGCCGTTGATGGGATCGCCATTTCCCATGCTAGCCATCACAGGGCTATATCTGCTATATGTGTTAAAGATTGGACCAGCACATATGAAAAATCGTCAGCCattcaatttgaaaaatattatcgtCCTGTACAATGTGATACAAGTGATTGCTTCAGCGTATATGGTGTATTTG gCTTGCAAACTATCATGGCCTCATGGATGGATATCAAAAACCTGCCTTCTGGAACAAGAAGAAACAAAAGAAcag CTTACAACAATAATGTACTACTACTTCTTAGCGAAAGTGAGTGAAGTCCTCGACACAATATTCTTCGTCCTCCGGAAAAAATATAGCCAG GTCACCTTCCTCCACGTCTACCACCACGCGGTACTGATCATCAACAGCTGGGGCATCTTGAAGTATGAACCGACATACCCTACACTGTTTCTGAGGAACATCAACTCTTTCGTCCACGTGATTATGTATGCTTATTACGCGATGTCTTCCTTCCCGAGTCTCACGAAGTATTTGTGGTGGAAGAAGTATATTACTAGTTTACAGTTG GTGCAGTTCTCCCTCATTTTCATACACTTCGCATTAACCTACGCAATCTCCGAATGCACCCCATCTTATCCATTATGTTTAACGATATTCTTCAACAGTTCatttttcttctatttattCGGTCAATTTTATCTTCAAACTTATAAGAAAAAGGACTCAGGGACTAAGAAAATTgatgaagaaaaagaaaataagaggAGCAAAAAAACTGATGGAAACGTTAGAGAAAATTCAAAAactgaaaatgataataatgttattcatAGAAAAGTTATGATGAATGGAAACTAA